A region of Streptomyces sp. NBC_01750 DNA encodes the following proteins:
- a CDS encoding ribosome hibernation promotion factor, which translates to MNRLKSSPIVDVLVNSRGPVPEGASEYAQEKVLAAIAHVSSPVLAVRAQLTQAANPSASRPATAQAVVDVNGHPVRAHVAADTMFEAVDLLQDRLTARLARTRRHIGPEHRGGPAAEGTSRESRRHGHYPDRQQPPTEERRIVRHKSFSVGWQTPEDAVIDLESMSYDFWLFTDMTSGRDSVVYRDGRTGRHRVASVGAGSPAHEAGPLLSVSSAPVPECSVDEAVQRMRLTGLPFVFFSDSATGRGRVLYHRYDGNYGLITPAR; encoded by the coding sequence ATGAACCGTCTCAAGTCCAGTCCGATCGTCGATGTCCTGGTGAACAGCCGTGGGCCAGTACCCGAGGGCGCATCCGAGTACGCCCAGGAGAAGGTGCTTGCGGCGATCGCGCACGTGAGTTCGCCGGTCCTGGCCGTTCGGGCGCAGCTCACCCAGGCGGCCAATCCGTCGGCGAGCCGTCCGGCCACAGCTCAGGCGGTGGTGGACGTGAACGGGCACCCGGTGCGCGCTCACGTTGCCGCGGACACGATGTTCGAGGCGGTCGACCTCCTGCAAGACCGGCTGACCGCACGACTGGCCCGTACCCGGCGGCACATCGGCCCGGAGCACCGCGGCGGCCCGGCCGCCGAGGGGACGTCGCGGGAGAGCCGCCGTCACGGGCACTACCCCGACCGGCAGCAGCCGCCGACCGAGGAACGTCGCATCGTGCGGCACAAGTCGTTCAGTGTGGGCTGGCAGACGCCCGAGGACGCCGTCATCGACCTGGAGTCCATGAGCTACGACTTCTGGTTGTTCACCGACATGACGTCGGGACGTGACAGCGTCGTCTACCGCGACGGCCGTACCGGCCGGCATCGCGTGGCTTCGGTCGGCGCGGGCAGCCCGGCACACGAAGCCGGACCCCTTTTGAGTGTGAGTTCGGCTCCGGTGCCCGAGTGCAGCGTCGACGAGGCCGTCCAGCGTATGCGTCTCACCGGACTTCCGTTCGTCTTCTTCTCCGACTCCGCCACCGGCCGGGGACGCGTGCTTTACCACAGGTACGACGGCAACTACGGGTTGATCACTCCCGCCCGGTAG